The segment TGCCTAAACATAGGAATGATCCACATTGATCAGCGCCGCGCAGTTCTCCATGGTCCGGCTCACACTGTCCTGAATTCTGGCCTTCAGTTCCTCCTCAGGCATCTTCATCTCAAAGGGGACTACCACGTCAAACAGAATCTTTGTCACCCCTCCTCCATGTACCAGGCGGAAATCATGGATAGTAAGCCGGCTGTCTATCTCCTTTACCAGAGCCTCCGTGGCAGCCCTCTTCTCCTTCATCTCAGGATCCTTCAGATTCACCGGATCCATGTGGATCACCGCCTCACAGCCAAGGCACTCATGAAGCTCCATCTCCGCGCTGTCAATGGCATCGTGAAGGGCGTAAATATCGCCGCTGCCGTCCACCTCCCCGTGGAGGGAAATCATTCTGTGACCCGGACCGTAGTCGTGCACCACCAGATCGTGTATTCCGATAATCTCAGGCCTGGAAAGCACGATTTTTTCGATCTCGTCAATAAACTCCGGCTCCGGCGCCTGGCCTAAAAGCGGGTTGAGAGTCTCCTTGGCTGCCCCATATCCGGCGCGCAGGATGAAAACCGCCACCAGCACGCCGCACCAGCCGTCCACGTTAATGCCCGTCGTGCGCAGGACAATCATGGATAAAAACACCACGGAGGTAGCCAGGGCGTCGCTCAGGCTGTCCGTCGCCGTTGCCTTCATGGCTGCCGAATCAATTTTTTTCCCGATTCTCCTGTTATAATAGCTCATGTACAGCTTCACAGCCACCGAAACCACAAGGATTCCCATTGCCAGAAATCCCGTGTCCACAGCCTCCGGGTGGAGAACTTTCTCTACCGAGGATCTCAGAAGTTCCACTCCCATGACAATGATTGCCAGGGATACGGCCAGGCCGGACAGGTACTCTATCCTTCCGTGGCCGAAGGGATGCTCCTCATCGGCCTGTCTTCCGGCAAACTGAAAGCCTAAAAGCGTGATAACGGAAGAGCCGGCATCGGACAGATTGTTGAAGGCGTCCGCCATAATGGCAATGGATCCGCTGATCACTCCTGCCAGGTACTTTCCGGCAAACAGAAGGATATTCAGGGTGATTCCCAGGGTTCCGCACAATATGCCGTAGGCCCGTCTCTCCTCAGCCCCCGTTTTTTTCTTTACAAAAAGCTTTTCCAGCAGCGTTACCATCTCTTGTCAGTCCTCCTTAAGAAATACATACTCGCAGTCCGTAGAGCGCTCCTCACAGAAGGAAAAGCCCATCTCGTTAAAAGCTCTCGCCTCCTCCGGCTCCGAGGCCTGAGTCCCTGCCAGGAAGCGCACCATCTCCCCCCGCGCCATCTTTGCCTCTGTAGCCTTTACCCTGACCTTTCCGTCCTTCAGTGTCCCGAACACGCAGGTGACAAACCGGTCGCCCGTCCTCAGATAAGGTTCCACCGCCCGGCTGTACTCTTTAGACGCCAGATTTAAAATCACGGCCGGCCCATCGGCGGCCAGTTCCCGGTAAATTTTATCGCCCCAGAATCCATACAGATCCTTATGTAAATCTGTTTTCAGCTTTGCCTGCATTTCCAGGCGGTAGGGCACAATCCCGTCATCTGCCCGCAGCACTCCGTAAAAGCCGCTTAAGATCCTGAGGTGCCTGCACACATATTCCCACTCCTCTCCAGTAAAAATCTGAGGAGCCATATGCTGGTACTGGATCCCCACATAGGCCAGCACCGCCGGCGTCAGCCCTGTTTTCAGATCCATCTGCGCATACCTCAGATAATTTTCATGGGTAATAGCGGCATTCGCCTTAAACAGTTCTCCCAGTTCCTCCTCAGAAAAGCTCTGAAGCAGCTTAAGCAGCTCTTCCGCCTCCCTGCAGAACACCGGAGTCTCTCTCCATGGCATATCGTCATTTCTTATCTGCATCTTTTTCGCAGGTGAAATAATTATTTTCATGCTCACCGGCTCTTTTCTCCTTTTCCTTCCCTTTTTCAGACAAAAGGGGCAGGCCTGCTGCGGCTCCTGCCCTTCCCCGCCAGACTGGTTCTTCCGGCCGAATTGGTCGGCCAGCCTTTCCTTCTGGCTTTTTGTCATTCTCTTAATCGCGGCCTCCCGTTTCATGGCCTCGCTCTTTGTGGCATGCTCCTCAAAATAGGCCAGAGCCACCGGCCTTCTGGTTTTCGTATATTTCGCCCCTTTTCCGCTGTTGTGAGCCAGAATTCTCTCCTCCAGGCGGTTTGTCCACCCGCAGTAGAGAGACCCGTCCGCACAGCGCAGAAGATATGTATAATTCACCGTCTGCCGCTCCTCCCGCCAGATTCTCGCCGCTCCTTTGTCCTGTGAAATCCGGGCTATGTAAACGGCAGCAGCACCCTGCGCAGATGTGCCGTTGCCGCCCGGAGCCTCAGAACAGACAGAGCCTAAAACCCCGTATCTATCTAAAGCATCGGCCGGATGCGGAATGCCTCCTGGCCAGCCAAAGCGCCGGAATTTCCTTCCGACTCTCCGGTTTATACTCTATTATATGAATTTTCTCCTGAAATGCAACTTTCATCCAGGCATTTTTTTCCGGCTGTCAAAATACAGGAACCGGTCAATAGCGTCCAATATGTCTGCAAACTCCTCCCTGTCAGCCAGCTCAATATAGCGGTTTAACAGCTCTGTCTCCTGCTTTTTATACTTCCCGTAAAAGATGTCAAACACATTGTGTCCCCTCATATGGATCTTGAATTCCTCCATATGCCCCCTCATATCCTCCGGCGAATCGAAGTCCCTTCCCATCACCTCCACCAGTTTCTTTCCCGATGCCAGCCTGTGAAGGTATTCTCTCCATTTTTCGTACAGAATCTGATAAAACTCCTCCTCCGACTCCACGATTCCAAGCTTTTCCATGATCTTTGGATTGAGGAAGTAATTCTCAAAGGAATAATACCTGAGAACCAGCACATTTTTCTCCGTCACCGGCGGAAGGCGGTCTGCGTCTTTCTTCCCCTGCTCGCTGTAATAGCGGCAGAGCTGCCGCTTCAGCTCCTCCCTGTCCTTTCCATCCCCGTCCCGTATCATCAGAAACTGGTCCCTGAACCTTACCTGGTTCATATATTTCAGGTTGGCATACGTCTTGATATTGGTACAGCTGTTAGTGGTGATAATGGAAATCCTGGACAGGGTTCCGTCCTCCCGGTATACCTCAGAATAATAATTTCTAAGAAGCAGAGGCAGTCTGCTCTTGTCCTGCTTTCCCTCCACGATAAACACGAAATCCACGTTCATGGCATCCCCTGCCCCATATCCCAGATCGTCCAGGATCTCCCCTATGTCCACGTTCTCCCTGGCAGTGGAAAAGCACTCGCTGTCCAGAACTACCTGGCGGATCTGGCGGGAGGTAAAGTTCAGAAGAAGCTGGGGAGAATGGGTGTTAAAGATCACCTGGTTCTTCTTCGAGAGACGGTACAGGATCTCGCTGGCTGTCTTCTGAAGCCTTGGGTGCAGAAACAGCTCCGGGTACTCTGCCACAATAATGCACGGAAGCTGATGCTCCCCCTCCACATACGTTTCCAGAAGGGAGAGCATATAAATACACCTCATACCTCGGCTCATTCTGGAGACAGGGCTTATAGTTCCCCTCTCACTGCTGTAGACCTCTGCCTTTACTGAAAACAGCTCGTCCAGATTTCCCTTCAGGCTGTAGCGGATCTCGTCATACCCCCCGTTCTTTTCGAAATTTTCATTGATGCGCCGGGCCATCTTCCCCAGGTTGAGCTGATAGAGCTTATACTCAAACAGCTTCTGAGCCTCCAGAGCATTCAGCTCCTCCGGCTTTTTCTGGTTAATCAGGCCGATGCACTGGAAACAATGGGAGCACTTTCTTCCTGCGTCAAACAGACAGGCTCCCTCCCTCATCTGGTTCATCAGAAGGCTTTCTCCAAGGAGAAACAGGTCGCTCTGGAACACATCGAGCTCTCTGTCTGTGTCAATGTAGAGCAGTCTGGGGAGCACCTCCTCGATATAGGGGTTGTGCTTTCTCACCCCGTCTGAAAAACGCATCCTCCCTTCCCGGTTCACCATACAGGTAAAGGAGAGGGTCCCTTTCTGAAAGGAGGGCAGCTTTTTCTGAAAATCCCTCTCCCAGACCTCATACCTCCTGTAGGCGCTGACCACTGCCAGCTCGTGAAACAGTCTCAGATCCTCTTTTTCGATCTGAAGCCTTGTCTCAATTTCAATGTTCTGTCCGCTCTCCAGAAAATCGCTCTCCTGCACCTTCCGCCCGCCCGTCATCAGTCGGACAGCATCCAGCACAGAAGTTTTTCCCGTATTGTTCTTTCCCACCAGAATCAGGGCACTGTCAATTTCTGACAGCTCCATATCCCGGATGGATTTAAAATTTCTGATGCGGATATACGTAAAACGCATGGCGCGCCTCCTCTCTATCCGTCTTTTCACAGCAGCTCAGGGTTTTTCAGACCTGTTTCAAACGTATGGATTTATTATAGACGATATGCAAAGAAAGTCAAAGTCTTCGCCGGCACGGGGTGTTATTTCCTTTCAGCCAGCTTTGCCTTTAGCGCTACAGCCCCCTCAGCTCCCCCCGAAATCTGGCCATCCAGTCCTCTCCTGAAAACTCTTCCTGCATCTGCGAAAGCTCTTCTGCGCTGCAGGGACTCCAGTCTCCCTTCTTTAAAACATATCCTCTCGCATTCCCTGAGTGCGCTCTCCCTGCTTCCTCCTGCTTCACTCCCCGGTTTTCCTTCTCTGCGCCGGCATATGCCAGCGCCATTCCCCCCGTCTCCATGGCTTCAGCCAGACGATTCTGCAGGGCAAGCTGACCGATCTGGCGCTCCTTCTCTCTGTCTTCCTGCATTTCATAAACTAGTCCCATTCCCCTGCTGCCCCTGAAAAAGATTCTGACCGTCCTGTCTTCCCCGGCCTTCTCCATATCCCTGCACAGCTCCAGAAGGCGGTTTCTGCCCTCTTCCCCCAGACGCTTCACAATGCTGCCATTCAGAAGGCAGTGGTACATCTGATCAATCTTCCTGACTGTATGCAGAAGCTCCATCTCCTCCCCCTTCTCTCCTGCGAACAGACTGGAAAATTCCCGAAATACCTCCCAGAAATCCATCAGCTCCCAGAACTGAGCCGTCGGCCTGACTTCTCCGTTTTCCTCATAAAAAAACAGCGCTCTCGCATCCCGTTCCCAGTCCATCTCTCTGTATCTGTTTAAAAATTCCCTGCTGCATATCCGAACTGCCTGACGAATTGATTCCATGGAAAAATCGCTTCCCACCTTATCCAAAAATTGCTCCGATAAATACATATTTTCACCTCTTTTGACACAATTTTGAAATTTTATGGACTTAATTTAAGTTCTTTTTTACCATTTTACCATAAATATGACTAAAATGTATTTACTTGAAACCCGTATAGCCTTTCTTTAGTGGAGAAGAATAAAAGTATGGAAAGTCAAAAACATCTGGGTCTGCGGCTTGACAAGGCAACGCACGAAAAACTGAAGCTCCTGTCCGACTTCGAGGGACGTTCGATTAACCGAGAGGTCATCTACCTGATCCGACAGGCCATCAGGGAACATGAGTCAAAATACGGAGAGCTGAAATAGGACGCTGCTTTATCCGCCGCAGAAAAACGGGAGAAACCGGCAGCTCCGGTTTCTCCCGTTTTTCCATTATTGTCCCATAATTCTCCGTTTTCCTTGCCTTTATTATTTTAAACTCTTTCTTTTCCTGCTGCCTCTCTCATACCTTCCATGCTCTTTGGGTGTCTGTCGTCGTTTCTTTTATGCCAGGGCTGAATTCCATCTGCTTTCAGCATAGT is part of the Clostridium sp. M62/1 genome and harbors:
- a CDS encoding cation diffusion facilitator family transporter, coding for MVTLLEKLFVKKKTGAEERRAYGILCGTLGITLNILLFAGKYLAGVISGSIAIMADAFNNLSDAGSSVITLLGFQFAGRQADEEHPFGHGRIEYLSGLAVSLAIIVMGVELLRSSVEKVLHPEAVDTGFLAMGILVVSVAVKLYMSYYNRRIGKKIDSAAMKATATDSLSDALATSVVFLSMIVLRTTGINVDGWCGVLVAVFILRAGYGAAKETLNPLLGQAPEPEFIDEIEKIVLSRPEIIGIHDLVVHDYGPGHRMISLHGEVDGSGDIYALHDAIDSAEMELHECLGCEAVIHMDPVNLKDPEMKEKRAATEALVKEIDSRLTIHDFRLVHGGGVTKILFDVVVPFEMKMPEEELKARIQDSVSRTMENCAALINVDHSYV
- the yaaA gene encoding peroxide stress protein YaaA codes for the protein MNYTYLLRCADGSLYCGWTNRLEERILAHNSGKGAKYTKTRRPVALAYFEEHATKSEAMKREAAIKRMTKSQKERLADQFGRKNQSGGEGQEPQQACPFCLKKGRKRRKEPVSMKIIISPAKKMQIRNDDMPWRETPVFCREAEELLKLLQSFSEEELGELFKANAAITHENYLRYAQMDLKTGLTPAVLAYVGIQYQHMAPQIFTGEEWEYVCRHLRILSGFYGVLRADDGIVPYRLEMQAKLKTDLHKDLYGFWGDKIYRELAADGPAVILNLASKEYSRAVEPYLRTGDRFVTCVFGTLKDGKVRVKATEAKMARGEMVRFLAGTQASEPEEARAFNEMGFSFCEERSTDCEYVFLKED
- a CDS encoding ATP-dependent nuclease; protein product: MRFTYIRIRNFKSIRDMELSEIDSALILVGKNNTGKTSVLDAVRLMTGGRKVQESDFLESGQNIEIETRLQIEKEDLRLFHELAVVSAYRRYEVWERDFQKKLPSFQKGTLSFTCMVNREGRMRFSDGVRKHNPYIEEVLPRLLYIDTDRELDVFQSDLFLLGESLLMNQMREGACLFDAGRKCSHCFQCIGLINQKKPEELNALEAQKLFEYKLYQLNLGKMARRINENFEKNGGYDEIRYSLKGNLDELFSVKAEVYSSERGTISPVSRMSRGMRCIYMLSLLETYVEGEHQLPCIIVAEYPELFLHPRLQKTASEILYRLSKKNQVIFNTHSPQLLLNFTSRQIRQVVLDSECFSTARENVDIGEILDDLGYGAGDAMNVDFVFIVEGKQDKSRLPLLLRNYYSEVYREDGTLSRISIITTNSCTNIKTYANLKYMNQVRFRDQFLMIRDGDGKDREELKRQLCRYYSEQGKKDADRLPPVTEKNVLVLRYYSFENYFLNPKIMEKLGIVESEEEFYQILYEKWREYLHRLASGKKLVEVMGRDFDSPEDMRGHMEEFKIHMRGHNVFDIFYGKYKKQETELLNRYIELADREEFADILDAIDRFLYFDSRKKMPG